The following proteins are co-located in the Pseudoalteromonas ulvae UL12 genome:
- a CDS encoding TusE/DsrC/DsvC family sulfur relay protein: MLIHQHIEIETDKEGYLLNSTDWSQDLAEQIAELEQITLTEAHWEVVNFVREFYIEFNTSPAIRMLVKAMAKKLGEDKGNSMYLYKLFPKGPAKQATKIAGLPKPARCI; encoded by the coding sequence ATGCTTATTCATCAACACATTGAAATCGAAACAGATAAAGAGGGCTATCTACTCAATAGCACTGACTGGAGCCAAGACTTAGCTGAACAAATTGCAGAACTTGAGCAAATCACGCTAACCGAAGCACACTGGGAAGTGGTCAATTTTGTCAGAGAGTTTTATATTGAATTTAACACTAGCCCTGCTATTCGCATGTTGGTAAAAGCAATGGCAAAAAAACTCGGCGAAGATAAAGGGAACAGCATGTATCTGTATAAATTATTTCCTAAAGGCCCAGCCAAACAAGCAACAAAAATTGCTGGCTTACCTAAACCTGCCCGATGCATTTAA